From Clavelina lepadiformis chromosome 9, kaClaLepa1.1, whole genome shotgun sequence, the proteins below share one genomic window:
- the LOC143470535 gene encoding dual oxidase maturation factor 1-like isoform X2, with protein MSGIYSAFRQNGGPTQHPAMPTAVTADVLEIGFVFAFAILAFCFALIVPGYRGIARFYFVCRVVVSLFIGSAIFLGVLGQEWEYHEIETRTYYKAFTPTEIHAKVGVKIGLGSVNITLLGTPVNQTVGHVGNQTFYETINYNERFHWAWRQGRIGFGPYAGIINREYRAAQFRGAPLPILWVAEYFTLDGELIRWGRSYRTAGWFTNMVLWTAVPTWLIANILSAVVLFYAGWMFLITGGLMLVGNIIWASIKWGSQPLVIPFEDGHIEPHYGPSFYLVLAGGIISCLWGIMIVCADLWWPQFIADFFDNDVLKDYDQYYHKDDEEDDEQDVEKRPSSHHRGGVQKRAHRSTVIGRALRRTERRKPRPDSSRVQAVDGGHRNEGFDGVAEVHAGNGFGSDNNQPTYENAGDVAAQEGEGVYENEAYNRRETSAL; from the exons ATGAGCGGCATTTACAGCGCTTTTCGGCAGAATGGAGGTCCTACCCAACACCCCGCCATGCCCACTGCGGTTACAGCCGATGTTCTGGAAATTGGCTTCGTCTTTGCATTTGCAATCTTGGCTTTCTGCTTTGCCCTGATTGTCCCAGGCTACCGTGGAATTGCG AGGTTTTACTTTGTTTGTCGGGTCGTTGTCAGTCTCTTCATTGGCTCTGCAATATTTT TGGGAGTTTTGGGCCAAGAGTGGGAATATCATGAAATTGAAACACGGACATATTACAAGGCATTTACACCAACCGAGATTCACGCCAAAGTCGGAGTTAAAATTGGTCTCGGTTCCGTGAACATAACTCTGTTAG GAACGCCGGTCAACCAAACAGTGGGACATGTTGGCAACCAAACCTTTTATGAGACAATCAACTACAACGAACGTTTTCACTGGGCTTGGCGTCAGGGAAGAATAGGATTTGGACCTTATG CTGGCATAATCAACCGTGAATACAGAGCAGCACAGTTTCGAGGCGCTCCTTTGCCAATCTTATGGGTTGCTGAGTATTTTACTCTTGATGGTGAACTGATAAGATGGGGCAGATCGTACCGAACGGCTGGCTGGTTTACCAATATGGTCTTGTG GACCGCCGTCCCGACGTGGCTCATCGCCAATATACTGTCAGCTGTTGTACTCTTTTACGCCGGCTGGATGTTCCTGATCACCGGGGGCCTTATGCTTGTGGGCAATATCATCTGGGCAAGCATTAAATGGGGCAGCCAACCGCTGGTCATTCCGTTTGAGGATGGTCACATCGAACCACACTACGGACCCAGCTTCTACCTGGTTTTAGCAGGAG GTATAATATCATGCCTATGGGGCATCATGATTGTCTGCGCTGACCTCTGGTGGCCACAGTTCATTGCTGATTTCTTCGACAACGACGTGCTCAAGGATTATGACCAATACTACCACAAGGACGATGAAGAAGATG ATGAACAGGATGTTGAAAAGCGGCCGAGCAGTCATCACCGCGGGGGCGTTCAGAAACGA GCACACCGGAGTACTGTAATTGGACGTGCACTTCGCAGGACCGAAAGGCGCAAGCCTAGACCGGACAGCAGCAGAGTTCAAGCAGTGGACGGGGGTCACCGCAACGAGGGCTTTGACGGGGTCGCCGAGGTTCACGCTGGAAACGGGTTCGGTTCTGATAATAATCAACCAACATACGAGAATGCAGGCGATGTTGCCGCCCAAGAGGGGGAAGGCGTGTACGAGAACGAGGCGTATAACCGCAGGGAAACCTCTGCTCTGTGA
- the LOC143470416 gene encoding coadhesin-like — protein sequence MKQIVCFSLLLALPLVYVEAQWGTWSDWGDCLGLPCKGGGRFRSRNCTGTCVGNSTDNEECAVPCDQPVDWSPYFYTACMSAEPECVLGSRTLTRFCSINGTDVAAATELCPGGVNSSQETQICGNGLCASFFPTIFPEPCSELCGNGYRLGTRLCSTTAADMSPSCRTVLEYCNLQSCSHTTFPHWGDWRNFGDCTQACSPGVIFRSRDCLDDIGSIVNSSLCTGDSVEVLPCNEGYCETYSEGVKTCLNGEYIQITRVCRDDSPSFTPLDCIRTITNEACEEQGPTPVVLNDPDIDLLLLLDVSVTVDDCNSLLFATPITNTSDGYNTTYIPNYLQQTQVAASFVRSWNEVSPSRTRIAVSQMGSQLRSSTCGQSENTDYMPTIFLDSTTDIESTILNSPYLCGSTSYPGSAFCGSRAIFNTSRGDRINQNYLIVFASEVSTFNPELILQVLNQDLHPLNPENSAGNVTMFWISVVNPATRADIWEQEQTWLRRFACGTDATNTDPCPYFLGSTWNDFDVIIGHFRAQVSIDLGI from the exons ATGAAGCAAATAGTTTGCTTTTCCTTATTACTTGCCTTGCCGTTGGTTTATGTGGAAGCAC AATGGGGCACGTGGTCTGATTGGGGCGACTGTCTCGGTCTTCCGTGCAAAGGCGGCGGTCGTTTTCGAAGCAGAAACTGTACCGG AACCTGCGTAGGAAATAGCACTGACAATGAGGAATGTGCCGTTCCGTGCGACCAACCCGTCGATTGGAGTCCTTACTTTTACACCGCCTGTATGTCAGCGGAACCGGAGTGCGTACTGGGTTCTCGAACCTTAACCCGTTTCTGTTCAATAAACGGTACAGATGTCGCCGCAGCGACAGAACTGTGTCCAGGAGGAGTAAACTCGTCGCAGGAA ACGCAGATATGCGGAAACGGTCTGTGTGCATCATTTTTTCCAACAATATTTCCAGAGCCGTGTTCTGAACTTTGTGGCAATGGATACAGGCTCGGAACACGATTATGCTCGACCACAGCCGCCGACATGTCACCTTCCTGTCGCACCGTACTTGAATATTGCAATCTCCAATCTTGCA GTCATACTACTTTTCCCCACTGGGGTGATTGGCGAAACTTTGGAGATTGCACTCAGGCTTGCAGTCCAGGTGTGATATTTCGGTCAAGAGATTGCCTGGATGATATTGGAAGTATCGTTAATAGTTCTTTGTGTACCGGTGATTCTGTGGAG GTGTTGCCTTGCAATGAAGGTTATTGCGAAACATATTCTGAAGGAGTAAAAACGTGTTTAAACGGAGAGTACATCCAGATAACCCGGGTTTGTCGGGACGATTCTCCTTCATTTACGCCACTCGATTGCATCCGCACCATAACTAACGAGGCGTGCGAAGAACAAGGGCCTACACCGGTTGTTC TGAATGACCCGGACATAGATTTGCTCCTTTTGCTCGACGTCTCAGTTACCGTAGATGATTGCAATAGCCTGCTCTTTGCGACTCCTATCACCAACACATCTGACGGTTATAATACTACTTACATCCCCAACTATCTTCAGCAAACCCAAGTTGCGGCCAG ctTTGTCCGATCTTGGAATGAAGTGAGTCCTTCGCGCACCCGCATTGCAGTTAGTCAAATGGGCAGCCAGCTTCGATCAAGCACTTGTGGACAATCTGAAAACACCGACTACATGCCAACTATTTTCCTTGATTCGACAACCGACATAGAATCCACC ATTTTGAACTCTCCTTATCTTTGCGGTTCAACGTCTTACCCGGGATCGGCATTCTGTGGATCTCGAGCAATTTTTAACACATCAAGGGGTGACAGAATCAATCAAAACTACCTGATTGTTTTTGCTTCAGAAGTATCGACTTTTA ATCCAGAACTAATATTGCAAGTTTTAAATCAAGACTTACATCCCTTGAATCCTGAAAATAGTGCTGGCAACGTTACAATGTTCTGGATCAGCGTTGTCAATCCTGCTACACGGGCCGACATTTGGGAACAAGAGCAAACAT GGCTTCGAAGATTTGCGTGCGGTACTGACGCCACGAACACTGATCCATGTCCATATTTTCTTGGTTCAACGTGGAACGACTTTGATGTAATCATTGGCCATTTCCGAGCTCAAGTCTCCATAGATCTTGGTATCTAA
- the LOC143470535 gene encoding dual oxidase maturation factor 1-like isoform X1: MSGIYSAFRQNGGPTQHPAMPTAVTADVLEIGFVFAFAILAFCFALIVPGYRGIARFYFVCRVVVSLFIGSAIFLGVLGQEWEYHEIETRTYYKAFTPTEIHAKVGVKIGLGSVNITLLGTPVNQTVGHVGNQTFYETINYNERFHWAWRQGRIGFGPYAGIINREYRAAQFRGAPLPILWVAEYFTLDGELIRWGRSYRTAGWFTNMVLWTAVPTWLIANILSAVVLFYAGWMFLITGGLMLVGNIIWASIKWGSQPLVIPFEDGHIEPHYGPSFYLVLAGGIISCLWGIMIVCADLWWPQFIADFFDNDVLKDYDQYYHKDDEEDDEQDVEKRPSSHHRGGVQKRASQGLADIRAKNWTRRRKSRDLLVQDLNREKYAKIYDNYSKFAVEKESSIATVSEEGSSSKAPPKKEEPKSTVVELETLHEESSNSSTSSSSPTSSRKPSHDTESLKEDKISDVSSQHGEESLKNEDIGVKSEESEKGKEQKVEIPAVTKQPLQAAVSSPVQDTKL, translated from the exons ATGAGCGGCATTTACAGCGCTTTTCGGCAGAATGGAGGTCCTACCCAACACCCCGCCATGCCCACTGCGGTTACAGCCGATGTTCTGGAAATTGGCTTCGTCTTTGCATTTGCAATCTTGGCTTTCTGCTTTGCCCTGATTGTCCCAGGCTACCGTGGAATTGCG AGGTTTTACTTTGTTTGTCGGGTCGTTGTCAGTCTCTTCATTGGCTCTGCAATATTTT TGGGAGTTTTGGGCCAAGAGTGGGAATATCATGAAATTGAAACACGGACATATTACAAGGCATTTACACCAACCGAGATTCACGCCAAAGTCGGAGTTAAAATTGGTCTCGGTTCCGTGAACATAACTCTGTTAG GAACGCCGGTCAACCAAACAGTGGGACATGTTGGCAACCAAACCTTTTATGAGACAATCAACTACAACGAACGTTTTCACTGGGCTTGGCGTCAGGGAAGAATAGGATTTGGACCTTATG CTGGCATAATCAACCGTGAATACAGAGCAGCACAGTTTCGAGGCGCTCCTTTGCCAATCTTATGGGTTGCTGAGTATTTTACTCTTGATGGTGAACTGATAAGATGGGGCAGATCGTACCGAACGGCTGGCTGGTTTACCAATATGGTCTTGTG GACCGCCGTCCCGACGTGGCTCATCGCCAATATACTGTCAGCTGTTGTACTCTTTTACGCCGGCTGGATGTTCCTGATCACCGGGGGCCTTATGCTTGTGGGCAATATCATCTGGGCAAGCATTAAATGGGGCAGCCAACCGCTGGTCATTCCGTTTGAGGATGGTCACATCGAACCACACTACGGACCCAGCTTCTACCTGGTTTTAGCAGGAG GTATAATATCATGCCTATGGGGCATCATGATTGTCTGCGCTGACCTCTGGTGGCCACAGTTCATTGCTGATTTCTTCGACAACGACGTGCTCAAGGATTATGACCAATACTACCACAAGGACGATGAAGAAGATG ATGAACAGGATGTTGAAAAGCGGCCGAGCAGTCATCACCGCGGGGGCGTTCAGAAACGA GCTAGCCAGGGTCTTGCTGATATCCGTGCAAAGAACTGGACAAGGCGTCGCAAGTCTCGTGATCTTTTGGTTCAGGATTTAAACCGGGAAAAGTACGCTAAAATTTATGACAACTACAGCAAGTTTGCAGTGGAGAAGGAATCATCAATTGCAACAGTATCCGAAGAAGGTTCAAGCTCCAAAGCTCCTCCTAAAAAGGAGGAACCTAAATCTACTGTTGTAGAGTTGGAAACTCTACACGAAGAGTCGAGCAACTCCTCTACATCATCATCTTCTCCAACCTCATCAAGGAAACCTTCCCATGACACTGAATCTCTTAAGGAAGATAAGATAAGTGACGTCTCAAGTCAACACGGAGAAGAATCCCTTAAAAATGAAGACATTGGTGTTAAATCAGAAGAAAGCGAAAAAGGAAAAGAGCAGAAAGTTGAGATTCCAGCTGTTACCAAACAGCCCTTGCAAGCCGCCGTGAGCAGCCCGGTGCAAGATACTAAACTATAA
- the LOC143471058 gene encoding cytochrome P450 2J2-like encodes MILLDWTNYLNLYTLTSLIGVLLLYWYRRPAKLPPGPRGIPIFGVLPFLGKYGERKIAQWSKTYGPVISLRFGRNDVIFLNDFDSIHEALVKQQTKFSGRPKFALPFITDIAKGSGYVGLDYGDFYKAQKKFGLTALRGFGVGNRSMEDRVQEEDTFLNEAIRSMDGKAFNISKYIHKAISNNICSVVFGERFDYDDEYMEDIMSRLLKLLDDPTNAAAMRICMFAPGLRNLPPIGFVHSRFKKKISVALEFIRKKIEEHNKTFNEDDLRDFVDAFLNESKKENNNGFTNHQLIFYIRALLVAGTETASSTLSWSLICLLHYPEITKKLRGEILSVVGPNAQVGISFKHRLPYTNAFIQEIMRFRTLFPLDLLHKTNEDAELYGYFIPKNTTIAPNLWAAHNDPNYWDEPDKFKPERFIDRKGEFIQSNRVIPFSIGPRACLGKQLALMEVYIFLVSMVQKFEFLPDPNDEELPKLDDGINGMAFIPYPFRVVAKPL; translated from the exons atgattttattggaCTGGACCAACTACCTGAACCTATATACTTTGACGAGTTTGATAGGAGTTCTTCTGTTATACTGGTACCGACGACCGGCCAAACTCCCTCCTGGACCCAGGGGAATTCCCATTTTTGGAGTTCTGCCATTTTTAGGAAAGTACGGTGAAAGAAAAATAGCGCAATGGAGCAAAACCTATGGCCCGGTGATTTCGCTGCGTTTCGGAAGGAATGACGTGATATTTCTGAATGATTTTGACTCCATCCACGAG GCGCTAGTAAAGCAACAGACCAAGTTTTCTGGCCGGCCAAAGTTCGCCCTACCATTTATAACTGACATAGCAAAAGGCTCAGGGTATGTTGGACTTGATTATGGGGATTTCTACAAGGCCCAGAAGAAGTTTGGACTAACGGCCCTTCGCGG CTTTGGCGTCGGAAATAGAAGCATGGAAGACCGTGTACAAGAAGAAGATACGTTTCTCAATGAGGCGATAAGATCGATGGATGGAAAAGCGTTCAACATCTCG AAGTATATACACAAGGCAATTTCAAACAACATCTGTAGCGTGGTTTTCGGCGAGAGATTTGATTATGACGATGAGTACATGGAAGATATCATGTCTCGTTTATTGAAACT GCTTGACGATCCGACAAACGCAGCTGCCATGCGCATTTGCATGTTTGCACCAGGTTTAAGGAATCTGCCGCCGATTGGTTTTGTACATTCCagatttaagaaaaaaatatctGTTGCCTTGG AGTTCATACGAAAAAAGATCGAGGAACACAACAAAACTTTCAACGAAGATGATCTGAGAGATTTTGTTGATGCTTTTTTGAATGAATCAAAGAAGGAAAACAACAATGGTTTTACg AATCATCAACTGATTTTCTATATTCGAGCACTTTTAGTCGCCGGCACTGAGACCGCATCAAGCACTTTGTCCTGGTCGCTCATCTGCCTTTTGCATTATCCTGAGATAACGAAGAAACTGAGAGGGGAAATTTTGAGCGTCGTTG GTCCCAACGCCCAAGTAGGCATATCCTTCAAGCATAGGCTGCCGTACACAAACGCGTTCATACAAGAAATAATGAGATTCCGAACTCTTTTCCCTCTCGACCTTCTACATAAAACGAACGAAGATGCAGAACTATACGGATATTTCATACCAAAGAATACAACG ATTGCACCAAATCTTTGGGCAGCCCACAACGATCCTAACTACTGGGACGAACCGGACAAATTCAAACCGGAGAGATTTATCGACAGGAAAGGAGAATTTATTCAGTCGAATCGCGTGATTCCGTTTTCAATTGGTCCCAGGGCCTGCTTAGGCAAACAGCTCGCTCTAATGGAGGTTTACATCTTTCTGGTTTCAATGGTTCAAAAATTTGAGTTTTTACCTGATCCAAATGATGAAGAGCTGCCTAAACTTGATGATGGTATCAACGGAATGGCTTTCATACCATATCCTTTCCGTGTGGTTGCCAAGCCGCTGTAG
- the LOC143471384 gene encoding cytochrome P450 2U1-like encodes MLERNYLNAFILTCTVVLPLIYWYWRPRKYPPGPRGIPVLGMLPFMGKYTERKLAKWSKTYGNVMSLRFGRTDVVFLNDYGSIHEALVNQGRKFAGRPKYTLPFITDLAKGAGLADMDYGKFFMSQKKLGYKALRGLGVGRTMESRVYEEESHLIDAIRSMEGKPFKISKIIQKAISNNILSVVFGQRFDYDDKHIQDIMNRLLNMLEDQATSLSSRICTLAPFLKDIPPIVFVYSRFKKRISVSLDYIRKKIYEHQETFQKNDLRDFIDTFLKQSIIENNQDLTISLYEIASTTLSWALLCLLHHPEKQKKLREEIMKVLCCKERVSVTHKFMMPYTNAFIQEVMRYRTLSPIGVSHKTTEDAELNGYFIPKDTVVATNLWAVHNDPGYWEEPEKFKPERFIDDNGELIQSSHVIPFSLGIRQCLGKQLAQMEIFIFLVSMIQNFEFLPDPHDKELPNIDEGVNGLQFLPYAYRVIAKSL; translated from the exons ATGTTGGAACGTAACTACTTAAACGCGTTTATTTTAACGTGTACCGTCGTGTTGCCCCTAATATACTGGTATTGGCGTCCGAGAAAATACCCTCCTGGGCCCAGGGGAATCCCTGTTCTTGGTATGTTGCCGTTTATGGGGAAATATACTGAAAGAAAGTTAGCAAAATGGAGCAAAACTTATGGCAATGTGATGTCATTGCGCTTTGGAAGAACTGATGTGGTATTCCTAAACGATTATGGCTCCATCCATGAG GCTTTAGTGAATCAAGGCAGGAAGTTTGCTGGACGGCCAAAATACACTCTTCCATTTATAACTGATTTGGCAAAAGGCGCAGGTCTTGCTGATATGGACtatggaaaattttttatgtcaCAGAAAAAACTAGGTTACAAGGCTCTTCGCGG CTTGGGCGTCGGTAGAACAATGGAAAGTCGTGTGTATGAAGAAGAGTCTCACCTTATTGATGCAATACGTTCGATGGAAGGAAAACCTTTTAAAATATCG aaaaTCATTCAAAAGGCGAtttcaaacaacattttaagcGTTGTTTTTGGACAGCGGTTTGATTATGACGACAAGCACATACAGGACATCATGAATCGTTTATTGAATAT GCTCGAGGATCAAGCAACATCATTATCTTCCCGCATTTGCACACTTGCACCTTTCTTAAAAGACATACCTCCCATTGTTTTCGTGTATTCGAGATTCAAGAAAAGAATATCTGTTTCGCTAG ACTATATTCGAAAGAAGATTTATGAGCATCAAGAAACTTTTCAGAAAAATGATCTAAGAGATTTCATCGATACTTTCCTAAAACAGTCTATAATAGAAAATAACCAAGACTTAACG ATCTCACTGTATGAGATAGCATCAACTACTTTATCTTGGGCACTCCTCTGCCTTTTACACCATCCAGAGAAGCAGAAGAAACTTCGAGAAGAAATAATGAAAGTTTTAT GTTGCAAAGAGAGAGTTAGCGTTACCCACAAATTTATGATGCCATACACTAATGCATTCATACAAGAAGTGATGAGATACAGAACGCTTTCTCCTATCGGTGTTTCCCATAAAACCACAGAAGATGCAGAACTGAACGGATACTTCATACCCAAAGATACCGTG GTTGCAACAAATCTTTGGGCTGTACATAATGACCCTGGTTATTGGGAAGAGCCGGAGAAATTTAAACCGGAACGATTCATCGACGACAATGGAGAACTTATTCAATCAAGTCACGTGATACCGTTCTCACTTGGTATTCGTCAATGTTTAGGAAAACAACTTGCTCAAATGGAAATCTTTATCTTTTTAGTTTCAATGATTCAAAATTTCGAATTTCTGCCCGATCCGCATGACAAAGAACTTCCTAATATTGATGAAGGTGTAAATGGCCTTCAATTTTTACCATACGCGTACCGTGTAATTGCGAAATCTTTGTAA